GGCAAAGGACGCCGCCGCCGGCGCAGTGTACCTGGCGGCCTTTTTTGCTGCACTGGTGGGCCTCAGTGTGCTGGGGCCGCGGGTGTGGGCGCTGCTGGCAGCGGCGCTGGTCTGACCCCGGCCGGACACGCTGCCTCCCCGTCCAGCGCCTGTACCGTATTCAGCCCCAGCCGCGTGAGCGCAGGCAGACTGTACCGCGCCGCGCTGAGCGTCAGCGTGGGCCGCAGCTGGCCGGGCTGGTCAGAGCGCACAGCGTCGGTGGACGACACGCACAGGTCGCCGCGCCCGCGCCCATTCGGTTCCAGCCACAGGCGCTCGATGTTGCCGGGTGCGCCCGCTTTCGTGCGGTACACCACGCTGCGCATCCCACCCGACAGGTTCCACAGCCGCAGCGTATTGGCCCCGGCTCCGGCCAGATACTCGCCGTCCTGGGTCCAGAGCAAATAGATCACGTCGCTGTTCTTCAGTTCGCTCACTGCGCCGCCAGGCCGCGCCAGGTACACCCGGCAGCCGTGATATTTCACCGCGTCCCAGCAAAAGCGCACCGCCGCCGAATCGCCGCGCGGTGAGTAGAGGGTTTCTTCGTGCGCCCATAAACCTACGTCCATGCCGGCTTTACCGGCGTTTGAGGGGCCAGTCAAGGTGATGGCTTCGTTGCCCAAGTGGATGACCACGGCGGGTGTGGGCGGTGGGGGTGGCAGCGTCATGCCCTTAGCCTAGTGAGCAGAGCTGACGGGGGGGTGAAGGGGGGGTGGAGAGGTGGGAGCCAGAACAAAAGGAAGAGACATTGCCGGCCCTCCCCTGCCGCTGCCAGAACCGCGCAGAGCCTTCAGCAGACCACCCGCCTTTCAGCTGGAAGTCAGCTCTTTGAGCGCTACAGCGATGTACGCAGCAAAAGTGGCCCCGTATGAGTGGCACAGCTCCCCCGGCTCACAAAGTTATCCACAGGTTCAAGTTTCACTGTGGATAACTCTACGGACTCTGTCTGCCAGCGCAAAATTGTTGATCGCTTCCGTGAAACACTGTCCCGCACGCACTTTTCGCTGGGAGGTCCCGTAGGCAAATCCAGCAATGACAGCCCAGACTCCCCTGTTCTCTGGACAAATGTCTGGCCTTGTGGATAACTTCGCGCTCTGACGCTGCCGGAAACAGCAGAAAAATGGACGTTTGCTAAAGGTCGGGTGGGGCCGGCAGTCCCCACATGTCCGCCAGCCAGGCGCCGGCCTGCACCACATCGGTCAGCCGGCCGGGCGCGGGCACGCCCGACCAGGCCAGCGGGACCCGCGCCCGGGTGTGGCGGCGCACACTCAGGTCTTCCAGGTTGCCGTGGTCGCTGCTGATGACCGCCGCCGCGCCGGCGTCCAGGGCGCCGGCCAGCAGGGTGTCTACCCGCCGCAGGTATTCGCGGCCCGCCTGCAGCGAAGGCTCCGGCAGCGGCTGGGCTCCGCTGTGCCCGATGGCGTCACTCAGCCACAGGTCCAGCATCACCAGGTCGTAGGTGCCGGCGCGGGCGGCCTGTGCCAGCTCAGCGCCCAGCCGGGTCAGATTATCCAGCGGCCACTGTGGCTGCCAGGGCGCCGTGTAATTCAGCCCCAGGGTAGGCGGCACCGGGGGCAGGTCCGGCGGGTTCAGCGGCAGCCCCGCGCTGAGCACCGAGTGGGGAAAGCAGCCCGCGCGGGACCGGCCTCGGCTGGCCTGCTCGGCCTGTGCCGCAAAATAGGCCGGCGGATAAAAATTCGCCAGGGCCACCCGCCCCCCGGCCCGGCCGAGCCGCACCGGCAGGCTCCACTGGTCCAGCAACCGGCGCAGCGTGGGCCCCGGCTGTGGCCCGAAATGCTCGCCCATCAGGCGCACCGCGTCCTGCCCGGTCAGCCAGCAGGCCTGCCCAGTGCCGGACTGCGGCAGGCCGGGAACACCCAGCGCAGCGTCCAGCGTCAGCCCGGCATCTACCAGCGGGCGCAGGGTAGGCAGGGCCGTGTCCCAGACCGAGCCGGGCGGAGCGTCCTGCGGGTGGCCCACGCCGTCCAGCGCCAGCCAGATCAGTGGCCGGGCCGGGGGCTGGATCAGGGGCCGGCTCACTCCGGAGAGCCGCCCTGCTCAGGCTGCCGGGGTGGTTCGGGGTTCTGAAAACCGAAACGTTCGCCGTTCTGCCAGGCATTGCGGTCGTTGCCGTAGTTCGGCAGGCCGCCAGCTTCCTTGAGCAGCCGGCCCAGATGCAGCAGATTCCAGGCCATGATGGTGGCATTGCGCTGGGTGAATTCGTTGTCGAAGCCCACCGGCGTGCCCCCGTCGGTGGGGTCTCCATAACTGGGGCCAGGGCCAATTTCGCCCAGCCAGCCACAGTCGGCCTGTGGCGGCACCGTGTAACCCAGGTGCGACAGCGCAAAAGTCAGCGACATGGCGACGTGCTTGACGCCGTCCTCGTTGCCGGTCACCACCACGCCGCCCACCTTGCCGTAAAAGACGCTCTGGCCTTTCTCGTTCAGCTGGCCCGACATGCCGTACAGCCGCTCGATCATCACCCGGCAGATGGACGATTCCTCGCCCAGCCACAGCGGCGTGCCGATCACCAGAATGTCGGCCGCCTGCACCTTCGGCCACAGCTGCTCGGGCCAGGCGTCTTCTTTCCAGCCGTACTCGCGCATATCGGGGTAAACGCCGTTGGCGATGGGATAGTCCAGCGCGTAGACCGTCTCCACCTGCGCCCCGGCCCGCTCCATCAGCCCGGACACGGCGCTCATCAGGCTGCCGGTGTGCGACTGCGCCGAGTCTTTGGTGAGCGAGCAGTTGATAAAAAGGGCCCTCAGGCCAGCGAATTCAGCGGGGGCGGGCGGCTGGTGATCGGTCATCTGCCCAGCCTACGCCGGCCGGGGCCGGGCGCGGGCCAGCAAAGACTAAAGGTTTGCTGCAGGTTGGGCACCCCAGCTCACTCAGCCGGTAGAGGCGGTCGGCAGCGGGGGCACTGCCGGCGTGGTCCGCTTATGCGCCGAGCGGCGGAAATAGTCTTCCAGTCGCTGTGCGGTTTCGGCACTCACGGCCTTGCCCTCAAGGTAATCGTCAATCTCGCGGTAGCGCACGCCCAGGGCTTCCTCGTCGGGGAGGGCGGGGCGGTCTTCTTCCAGGTCGGCGGTGGGCACCTTTTCCCAGGTGGAGGCCGGGGCGCCCAATTCGCGCAGCAGCACCGCGCCCTGGCGCTTGGTCAGGCCGCTCAGCGGCATCAGGTCGGCGGCCCCGTCACCGAACTTGGTGAAGAACCCGGTAATCGCCTCGGCAGCGTGGTCGGTGCCCACCACCAGCAGGCCCTTTTGGCCGGCCACGGTGTACTGGGCAATCATGCGCTGGCGGGCTTTGATGTTGCCCTTGGTAAAGTCACCGATGCTGTTCTCGCCGGCCGCCAGCCCCTGCGCCAGCGCGTCCAGCGCGTCCTCGCAGGCCTGCTCCATGGCGTCGGTAGCCGGCTTGATATTGACGGTCAGGCGCACGTCGGGCTGGATAAAGTCCAGCGCCAGCTGCGCGTCGGCCTCGTCGAACTGCGCACCGTAGGGCAGGCGCATGGCGTAAAACTGGGCCTGCCCTTCTCCCCCGGCACGCACCTGTTCGCAGGCCAGCTGACAGAGCCGCCCGGCCAGGGTGGAATCCTGCCCCCCGCTGATGCCCAGCACCAAGCCCCGCGCGCCAGTGCGGCGCAGGTAATCGGCCAGAAAATCGGTGCGGCGCCGGATTTCGGCGGCGGGGTCGATGGTGGGCTGCACGCCCAGTTCCTGAATAATGCGGCGCTGCATCTCGGTGGGGGTGGTCATGCCGGCATTCTAGTGGGCGCGGGACATTCTGGTGAGCCTACGGCCTGGCACCTACAATGCGCCGTATGGGGCTGCTTGAAATCGTTACGCTGCTGGTCGCCGTCACGGCGCTGGCTTCGCTGCTGAACGTCTGGTACTTTCACCTCCCGGCGTCCATCGGGGTCACGGTGGTGGGGCTGCTGTTCAGCCTGCTCACGCTGGGGCTGGTCGCGGCGGGGGTGCCGGCTGCGCAGGACGCGGTTGATGTGCTGCGGGCGGTGGACTTCGACGAATTCGTGTTTCAGGGGGTGCTGTCGTTTCTGCTGTTCGCCGGGGCGATGGGCCTGAACTCGCGGGCGCTGTGGGAGCTGCGCGGGCCGGTCACGACCTTTGCAGTGGTTTCGACCGTGCTGTCCACTTTCCTGGTGGGCGGGCTGGTCTACGGGCTGCTGGGGATATTCGGGCTGCACATTCCCTTGATTCTGTGCCTGCTGTTCGGCGCCCTAATCTCGCCCACCGACCCGGTGGCGGTGCTGGCACTGCTGAAAGAGGCGCGGGTGCCGCAGAAGATGGAAACGGTGGTGGCCGGCGAATCGCTGTTCAATGACGGCGTGGGTGTGGTGCTGTTCAGCGTGCTCTCGGGTCTGGCGGCCTCGTCCGGGGTGCATGCCGGGCACGGCCCCGAGCTGAGCGTGCCGGGTGTGCTGGGCTTTTTTGCCCAGGAGGCGCTGGGCGGGCTGCTGCTGGGTTCCGTGCTGGGCTACCTGGGCTGGCTGGGCCTGAAATCCCAGCACGATTTCGTGACCGAGGTGCTGGTGTCGCTGGCAGTGGTGCTGGCCTGCACCACGCTGGGCCAGCACCTGCACGTCTCGGCGCCGCTGGCGGCGGTGGCGGCCGGGCTGCTGGTGGGCTCGCTGACCGACCAGCAACCGGGGGCACTCAGCTCGCGCGAGAAGTTCGATTCGGTCTGGCACCTGATTGACGAACTGCTGAACGTCCTTCTGTTCTTTATGCTGGCGCTGGAAGTGGTGGTGCTGCACTTCAGCCCCCAGCCCCTGGTGCTGGGCCTGCTGACCATTCCACTGGTGTTGCTCTCGCGGGCGCTGAGTGTGCAGGTCCCGTTCGCGCTGCTACAGCGCACCGCCCAGTTCACGCCGTTTACCCGCCGGGTGATGGTGTGGGGCGGCATGCGGGGCGCGCTGAGCGTGGCGATGGCCTTTACCCTGCCGGCCAGCGAAGGCCGCGACCTGTTTCTGGTGATGACCTACTGCGTGGTGATTTTCTCCATCGTGGTGCAGGGGCTGACCATGAGCGGCCTGGCCGCCAAAGCTGCCGCCGCCGCCGGCGAGGCGCCAGCCAGCGAGGAAGCGGCAGCAGCTCACTAGGCAGTCAGGTTCTCGTCAAATGAGGGCGCGGTCAGAATCTCCCATCACCCGGCGGGCAGGCTGGGTTAAGCTGAACCGCGACGTGACACAGTTTTTCTCTACCGCCCGCCTGCGTCCGGCCCTGCTGCTCAGCCTGAGCCTGGGGCTGGGCACGGCCGGCGCCCAGAGCCAGAGCGCTCCAGGCCACCTCGCTGCGGCGCCGCAGGCTGCCGGCTTCGCCACTGCTCCCGCTTTCCCGGGCGGCAACCTGCCGCACACTTTTGCGCCCGGCACGTCGGCCCTGACACTGCCGGTGCCCAGTGCGGCCCTTCAGCCCAGCGGCCAACCTTTACCCAGCGGCCAACTTTTACCCAGCGGTCAGCCTCTGCCCGGTCCGGCGCTGGCGCCTTCTATCCTGAGCGCCCCGGCACTGAACACGCCGCTGCTGGGCCAGCCGGCGGACCTGCTGCCGGCCAGTGTGCCGGCGGCCAGCCTGCCCACTCCCGACTCCACCCAAATCCGGGGGCTGTGGGTGGACGGCTTCGGCCCCGGCCTGAAGACAGCCGCGCAGGTGCAGCAGATGGTGGACGACGCCGAGAACATGGGCGTCAACGTGCTGGTGGTGCAGACTGTGCGCCGCGCCGACTGCTTTTGCCTGAAATCCAGCCTGCCGGTCGTAAGTGACAAGGACCTGCAGCCGGGCTTCGATCCCCTGGCCGAGGTGCTGCGCCTGGCCAAGCCCCGGGGCATCAAGGTGATTGCCTGGGCCAGCGTGACCGGCATCGGCAACCTGGGCAACCTGAACAGCAACCCCAACCACGTCTACCGGCTGCACGGCCCCCAGAGCAAGGACCCCTGGCTGGTGGTGCGCCAGGACGGCAGCTGGCAGGAAGGCAACGACGCCTGGCTGGACCCGGCCATTCCCGAGGCGGCCCGCTACATCAGCGACGGCCTGCTGAGCGTGGTCAAGAACTACGATGTGGATGGCATTCAGCTGGACCGTATCCGCTACCCCGACAGCGGTGACTGGGGCTACTCGCCCAAGACACTTTACCGCTACCAACTGGAAACCGGCCGCCAGGGCCGCCCCAGCCCCAGCGACGAATACTTCAAGGCCTGGAAGCGCGATCAGGTGACCGGGCTGGTGCGCCGCATCTCCGTGCAGGCCAAGGCCATCCGGCCCGAGCTGTGGGTCAGCGCGGCCACCATCGTTTATGGCAGCCCGCCCGCCGCCGGCGACCTCAAGGCCTTCCAGAGCACCGCTTCTTACCGCACCGTGCTGCAGGACTGGCCTAAGTGGATGAACGAGGGCCTGCTGGACATCAACATGCCGATGAACTACAAGCGCGAGAACGTGGCGCAGCAGGCCGGGTGGTACGACGGCTGGAACCGCTTTGCCCACAGTCTGCAGGGCCGGGGCCTGACCGCCAGCGGCTCCAGCATCTACCTCAACGGCCCGCAGGACTCGGCGGCGCAGGCGCAGCGGGCGCTGCAGGCCGGCGTGGGCTGGGTGGGTTACTCGTACCGCACCCCCACCCTGGCCGTGTACGAGGACAAACAGAACGCTGCCGCCGGCCGCGAAGCCGTGCGGCAGGCGCTGGCCAAGACCAGCCTGGCCCGGCCGGTGCGCTTCGACGGCCCGCCGCCCCACACCCGTGGCCTGCTGGGCACTGTGGCTGGGCAGGAACGTCTGGGCGGCCTGAAGGTGGAACTGCTGCAAAATGACAAGGTCGTTGCCACCAGCGTGACCGATGGCGGCGGCTTTTACGGCTTTATGGACGTGCCGGCCGGTGAAACCCGCGTCCGGGTCAGCGGGCAGGCCTGGAAAACCCGGGTGCCGGATAAAGGCATTGCCCAGGTGCCCAACCTGGTGATTCGCAAGCTGTCGCCGGTCAGCGCTCCGGCGCCCAGCCTCGCGCCCGCGCCCGGTGCCCCCGGCGCGCCCAACCTGGCGCCGCCCACCCCCCAGGAACTGCAGCGCGGCGGCGAAACGCCCGGCTGAGCCCGGCGGCGCGCGGAACTCTCACAGGAGCGGGCGGCGGCCTCCCCCAGCCTGCTCCTCTAAAGCATTTGACAAAAAGATGGCACAGCTTTTTGGTGAGCAAAGCGAGTGCAAAACAAAGAGTAGGACGGAAAATGGAGCGGGCGGCGGTGATGTTCCGACGCACGTGTCATTTGGAGAACTACTCTAGACTGGCCGCATGACGCAAGCCAGCACAGAGGGCATCGGCCCAGAGGATTTCCGCGCGACCCTGGGCCGCTTTGCCAGCGGCGTGACCATCATCACCGCCCGCGAGCCGGACGGCACCGCGCACGGCATGACTGCCAGCGCCTTTGTCTCGGTCAGCCTCAATCCGCCGCTGATTCTGGTGTCGGTAGACAAGCGGGCGCACATGCACAGCGTGCTGCTGGGCAGCGATGTGACGCAGTTCGGCGTCAGCATCCTGGCCCATGACCAGATTCATCTCAGCAACCATTTCGCCGGGCGGCCCGGCCCCGAGGAAGCGGTCCCCTGGCGCGAGCAGGCCGGCTTTCCGGTGCTGGGAGGCACAGTGGCCTCGGTGGTCTGCCGCAAGCAACAGGTGCTGGACGGCGGCGACCATACCCTCTTTCTGGGCCTGATCACTTCTACCGAGTACGCGGACCGCGAACCGCTGCTGTATTTCGGCAGTCGCTACGGCACCCTGGCACCCTGAACAGCCGGCAGTCCATCCAAGCCGGGGCCAGGGCCCGGGGAAAGATGCAGCGGGCCGAGCCGGCGCTGGTCTAGACTGTCCTGTATGACCCGCCTCGCTGTCATCGCTGATCTGCACGCCAATCTGGAAGCGACCCTGGCCGTGCACGCCGACATCCAGCGGCGCGGCATCAGCGAAATCTGGGTGCTGGGTGATCTGGTGGGCAAAGGCCCCCGCCCACGGGAAGTGGTGGACTGGGCGCAGGCGCACGCTGCCCGCGCCGTGCAGGGCAACTGGGACGCGCGGGTAGCCGGGGCCAGTCACCGCCCGCAGGACCTCTGGCCGCGCTCACAGCTGCGGCCGGCCGACCTGAAATACCTCGAAACCCTGCCGTTCGGCATCGAGGAAGAGTTCGGCGGGCTGTGCTGGCGCTTCGTGCATGCCAGCAGCCGGGGGGTATTTCAGAAGCTGTATCCCCATTCCAGCCTCTCGGAGCAGCTGGACAACTTTGCCCCGCAGCCGGCGCTGGGCCTGATGAACTACGCCGACGCGCTGGTGTTCGGCGACATTCACGAGGCGCTGCTGTTGGACGTGGAAGGCCAGCCGCTGCTGAACTGCGGCTCGGTGGGCAACCCCCTGGACAGTGTGCTGCCCAGTTACCTGATTCTGGATTTCAGCGCGCCGGGGTATACAGCGTCTTTTGTGCGGGTGCCCTACGACCGCGCCGCCGAGGTGCGGGCCGCCGAGGCCAGCGGAATGCCGTTCGTGCGTGAATACGTGGCCGAACTGATGACCGGGTCTTACCAGAAGCGCAAGGTTAGGAAACTGGACGAGGACTGAGGCGCGAGGCTGTCAATCCAGCAAGACCTGAGCAATCATTTGTTGTGAGCGCTCCCGGATGCTCGGGGCTGTGTCCCAGTAGTAGGGCAGGGCAAAGAGGGCCACCGACAGCGCCCACCCACGCGCCCGCTGCCAGGTGGCCTCGTCCACGCCGCTCAGCTGTCGGTAGCTTCGGCGCTGAAACGGCGTGAACAACTGCCAGGCACCCAGGAAATCGGCTGCCGGATCACCTACGCCCAGACCACCAAAATCAATCACCGCACTGAGCCGTCCGGCCTGTGTCAACAGGTTGCCGCCGAGCGGGTCGCCGTGAATCCACACCGGCGGCCCGGACCAGTCAGGGGATTCCATCACGGCGTCCCAGGCACGCAGGACGGCGCGGCCATTGACCCG
This region of Deinococcus sp. Marseille-Q6407 genomic DNA includes:
- a CDS encoding metalloenzyme domain protein; protein product: MSRPLIQPPARPLIWLALDGVGHPQDAPPGSVWDTALPTLRPLVDAGLTLDAALGVPGLPQSGTGQACWLTGQDAVRLMGEHFGPQPGPTLRRLLDQWSLPVRLGRAGGRVALANFYPPAYFAAQAEQASRGRSRAGCFPHSVLSAGLPLNPPDLPPVPPTLGLNYTAPWQPQWPLDNLTRLGAELAQAARAGTYDLVMLDLWLSDAIGHSGAQPLPEPSLQAGREYLRRVDTLLAGALDAGAAAVISSDHGNLEDLSVRRHTRARVPLAWSGVPAPGRLTDVVQAGAWLADMWGLPAPPDL
- a CDS encoding flavodoxin family protein, translated to MTDHQPPAPAEFAGLRALFINCSLTKDSAQSHTGSLMSAVSGLMERAGAQVETVYALDYPIANGVYPDMREYGWKEDAWPEQLWPKVQAADILVIGTPLWLGEESSICRVMIERLYGMSGQLNEKGQSVFYGKVGGVVVTGNEDGVKHVAMSLTFALSHLGYTVPPQADCGWLGEIGPGPSYGDPTDGGTPVGFDNEFTQRNATIMAWNLLHLGRLLKEAGGLPNYGNDRNAWQNGERFGFQNPEPPRQPEQGGSPE
- the nadE gene encoding ammonia-dependent NAD(+) synthetase; translated protein: MTTPTEMQRRIIQELGVQPTIDPAAEIRRRTDFLADYLRRTGARGLVLGISGGQDSTLAGRLCQLACEQVRAGGEGQAQFYAMRLPYGAQFDEADAQLALDFIQPDVRLTVNIKPATDAMEQACEDALDALAQGLAAGENSIGDFTKGNIKARQRMIAQYTVAGQKGLLVVGTDHAAEAITGFFTKFGDGAADLMPLSGLTKRQGAVLLRELGAPASTWEKVPTADLEEDRPALPDEEALGVRYREIDDYLEGKAVSAETAQRLEDYFRRSAHKRTTPAVPPLPTASTG
- a CDS encoding cation:proton antiporter; the protein is MGLLEIVTLLVAVTALASLLNVWYFHLPASIGVTVVGLLFSLLTLGLVAAGVPAAQDAVDVLRAVDFDEFVFQGVLSFLLFAGAMGLNSRALWELRGPVTTFAVVSTVLSTFLVGGLVYGLLGIFGLHIPLILCLLFGALISPTDPVAVLALLKEARVPQKMETVVAGESLFNDGVGVVLFSVLSGLAASSGVHAGHGPELSVPGVLGFFAQEALGGLLLGSVLGYLGWLGLKSQHDFVTEVLVSLAVVLACTTLGQHLHVSAPLAAVAAGLLVGSLTDQQPGALSSREKFDSVWHLIDELLNVLLFFMLALEVVVLHFSPQPLVLGLLTIPLVLLSRALSVQVPFALLQRTAQFTPFTRRVMVWGGMRGALSVAMAFTLPASEGRDLFLVMTYCVVIFSIVVQGLTMSGLAAKAAAAAGEAPASEEAAAAH
- a CDS encoding family 10 glycosylhydrolase, which translates into the protein MTQFFSTARLRPALLLSLSLGLGTAGAQSQSAPGHLAAAPQAAGFATAPAFPGGNLPHTFAPGTSALTLPVPSAALQPSGQPLPSGQLLPSGQPLPGPALAPSILSAPALNTPLLGQPADLLPASVPAASLPTPDSTQIRGLWVDGFGPGLKTAAQVQQMVDDAENMGVNVLVVQTVRRADCFCLKSSLPVVSDKDLQPGFDPLAEVLRLAKPRGIKVIAWASVTGIGNLGNLNSNPNHVYRLHGPQSKDPWLVVRQDGSWQEGNDAWLDPAIPEAARYISDGLLSVVKNYDVDGIQLDRIRYPDSGDWGYSPKTLYRYQLETGRQGRPSPSDEYFKAWKRDQVTGLVRRISVQAKAIRPELWVSAATIVYGSPPAAGDLKAFQSTASYRTVLQDWPKWMNEGLLDINMPMNYKRENVAQQAGWYDGWNRFAHSLQGRGLTASGSSIYLNGPQDSAAQAQRALQAGVGWVGYSYRTPTLAVYEDKQNAAAGREAVRQALAKTSLARPVRFDGPPPHTRGLLGTVAGQERLGGLKVELLQNDKVVATSVTDGGGFYGFMDVPAGETRVRVSGQAWKTRVPDKGIAQVPNLVIRKLSPVSAPAPSLAPAPGAPGAPNLAPPTPQELQRGGETPG
- a CDS encoding flavin reductase family protein, with product MTQASTEGIGPEDFRATLGRFASGVTIITAREPDGTAHGMTASAFVSVSLNPPLILVSVDKRAHMHSVLLGSDVTQFGVSILAHDQIHLSNHFAGRPGPEEAVPWREQAGFPVLGGTVASVVCRKQQVLDGGDHTLFLGLITSTEYADREPLLYFGSRYGTLAP
- a CDS encoding metallophosphoesterase family protein, which encodes MTRLAVIADLHANLEATLAVHADIQRRGISEIWVLGDLVGKGPRPREVVDWAQAHAARAVQGNWDARVAGASHRPQDLWPRSQLRPADLKYLETLPFGIEEEFGGLCWRFVHASSRGVFQKLYPHSSLSEQLDNFAPQPALGLMNYADALVFGDIHEALLLDVEGQPLLNCGSVGNPLDSVLPSYLILDFSAPGYTASFVRVPYDRAAEVRAAEASGMPFVREYVAELMTGSYQKRKVRKLDED